A region from the Canis aureus isolate CA01 chromosome 10, VMU_Caureus_v.1.0, whole genome shotgun sequence genome encodes:
- the LOC144321971 gene encoding uncharacterized protein LOC144321971 isoform X6, whose translation MKQKRKRKHLERTSSPQTVKRSKDNTLVPEAKGESSESEYFSCYSSLSHLSSAGISKSSKFDPPPGHCLEDNTLVPEAKGESSESEYFSCYSSFSLLSSAGISKSSKFDPPTGPSLEDNTLICEAKGESFESKYFGYSFLSRLFSAGISKSSKFDPPPGPSLEDNTLVPVAKGESSESEYFSCYSSLSHLSSAEILKKQKDTPQPGESTSQEEHSAVVSSDLPCASDNKNTEVLNTDEDILLSGPSGLAQGHSQRAEVSDSEYISRISPADKLFDREFWKNQENVPQPESYVVSPGSEIAEEKSSSSEYVCISPSGSHQKHQDVSHPGQSEQHETSSPFPYVSFPFHLVSSTQPSEPSVQPQKERLMKIYYMHVQMKRGVAVLSDSEEEQGPPSKKARLEEMAFPEKVHTEVTPSHVCTKELLTGSESSWNSEAQEAKEEADSPAETPAVEECSRAKTPEWLVALDSGFRCMGCCRVFPSLEALREHVQHGVTEGFSCHTFHLALACLKSKKNRAKKRRGENTGKRTH comes from the exons ATGAAGCAGAAACGAAAAAGGAAGCATCTAGAAAGGACAAGTTCCCCCCAAACTGTCAAGAGGTCAAAAG ACAATACTCTGGTCCCTGAGGCTAAAGGTGAATCCTCTGAATCAGAATACTTCTCCTGCTATTCCTCCTTGAGTCATCTGTCTTCTGCAG GAATCTCAAAATCAAGCAAATTTGATCCACCACCTGGCCACTGTTTGGAAGACAATACTCTGGTTCCTGAGGCAAAAGGTGAATCCTCTGAATCAGAATACTTCTCCTGCTATTCCTCCTTCAGTCTTCTGTCTTCTGCAG GAATCTCAAAATCAAGCAAATTTGATCCACCAACTGGACCCTCTTTGGAAGACAATACTCTGATATGTGAGGCTAAAGGTGAATCCTTTGAATCAAAATACTTCGGCTATTCCTTCTTGAGTCGTCTGTTTTCTGCAG GAATCTCAAAATCAAGCAAATTTGATCCACCACCTGGCCCCTCTTTGGAAGACAATACTCTGGTCCCTGTGGCAAAAGGTGAATCCTCTGAATCAGAATACTTCTCCTGCTATTCCTCCTTGAGTCATCTGTCTTCTGCAG AAATCTTAAAGAAGCAAAAGGATACTCCACAGCCTGGTGAGAGTACCTCACAGGAAGAACACAGTGCCGTTGTCTCAAGTGACCTCCCCTGTGCCTCTGACAATAAGAATACGG AAGTCTTAAACACAGATGAAGACATTCTACTTTCTGGACCCTCTGGGTTGGcccaaggccacagccagagggCAGAAGTTTCAGACTCAGAATATATTTCCCGTATCTCTCCTGCAGACAAGCTCTTTGACAGAG AATTCTGGAAGAACCAAGAGAATGTGCCTCAGCCTGAGTCATATGTGGTCTCTCCTGGCAGTGAgattgcagaagaaaagtcttCTTCCTCAGAATACGTCTGCATCTCCCCTTCTG GAAGCCATCAAAAACACCAAGATGTTTCTCATCCTGGACAATCTGAGCAACATGAGACTTCTTCGCCCTTTCCATATGTCTCATTTCCATTCCATCTGGTCAGTAGTACTCAGCCCTCTGAGCCCTCAGTACAACCACAGAAGGAAAGGCTCATGAAAATTTACTACATGCATGTCCAAATGAAAAGGGGGGTGGCTGTCTTAAGTGATTCAGAGGAAGAGCAGGGGCCTCCCTCAAAGAAGGCAAGACTAGAAGAAATGGCCTTTCCTGAAAAGGTCCATACAGAAGTCACCCCGTCTCATGTGTGTACGAAGGAACTCCTAACTGGCAGTGAGTCCAGCTGGAACAGTGAAGCTCAAGAGGCAAAGGAGGAGGCTGACAGCCCAGCAGAGACTCCAGCTGTGGAGGAATGTTCCAGGGCCAAGACCCCCGAATGGCTTGTGGCCCTCGATAGTGGCTTCAGGTGCATGGGCTGCTGCCGGGTCTTCCCCAGCTTAGAGGCCCTACGGGAGCACGTCCAGCATGGGGTCACTGAGGGCTTTAGCTGCCATACTTTCCATCTGGCCTTAGCTTGCCTGAAGAGCAAGAAGAACAGGGCAAAGAAGAGAAGGGGGGAGAATACCGGGAAGAGAACACACTGA
- the LOC144321971 gene encoding uncharacterized protein LOC144321971 isoform X4, producing the protein MKQKRKRKHLERTSSPQTVKRSKDNTLVPEAKGESSESEYFSCYSSLSHLSSAGISKSSKFDPPPGHCLEDNTLVPEAKGESSESEYFSCYSSFSLLSSAGISKSSKFDPPTGPSLEDNTLICEAKGESFESKYFGYSFLSRLFSAGISKSSKFDPPTGPSLEDNTLVHEAKGESSESKYFCYSSLSHLFSAGISKSSKFDPPPGPSLEDNTLVPVAKGESSESEYFSCYSSLSHLSSAEILKKQKDTPQPGESTSQEEHSAVVSSDLPCASDNKNTEVLNTDEDILLSGPSGLAQGHSQRAEVSDSEYISRISPADKLFDREFWKNQENVPQPESYVVSPGSEIAEEKSSSSEYVCISPSGSHQKHQDVSHPGQSEQHETSSPFPYVSFPFHLVSSTQPSEPSVQPQKERLMKIYYMHVQMKRGVAVLSDSEEEQGPPSKKARLEEMAFPEKVHTEVTPSHVCTKELLTGSESSWNSEAQEAKEEADSPAETPAVEECSRAKTPEWLVALDSGFRCMGCCRVFPSLEALREHVQHGVTEGFSCHTFHLALACLKSKKNRAKKRRGENTGKRTH; encoded by the exons ATGAAGCAGAAACGAAAAAGGAAGCATCTAGAAAGGACAAGTTCCCCCCAAACTGTCAAGAGGTCAAAAG ACAATACTCTGGTCCCTGAGGCTAAAGGTGAATCCTCTGAATCAGAATACTTCTCCTGCTATTCCTCCTTGAGTCATCTGTCTTCTGCAG GAATCTCAAAATCAAGCAAATTTGATCCACCACCTGGCCACTGTTTGGAAGACAATACTCTGGTTCCTGAGGCAAAAGGTGAATCCTCTGAATCAGAATACTTCTCCTGCTATTCCTCCTTCAGTCTTCTGTCTTCTGCAG GAATCTCAAAATCAAGCAAATTTGATCCACCAACTGGACCCTCTTTGGAAGACAATACTCTGATATGTGAGGCTAAAGGTGAATCCTTTGAATCAAAATACTTCGGCTATTCCTTCTTGAGTCGTCTGTTTTCTGCAG GAATCTCAAAATCAAGCAAATTTGATCCACCAACTGGACCCTCTTTGGAAGACAATACTCTGGTCCATGAGGCTAAAGGTGAATCATCTGAATCAAAATACTTCTGCTATTCCTCCTTGAGTCATCTATTTTCTGCAG GAATCTCAAAATCAAGCAAATTTGATCCACCACCTGGCCCCTCTTTGGAAGACAATACTCTGGTCCCTGTGGCAAAAGGTGAATCCTCTGAATCAGAATACTTCTCCTGCTATTCCTCCTTGAGTCATCTGTCTTCTGCAG AAATCTTAAAGAAGCAAAAGGATACTCCACAGCCTGGTGAGAGTACCTCACAGGAAGAACACAGTGCCGTTGTCTCAAGTGACCTCCCCTGTGCCTCTGACAATAAGAATACGG AAGTCTTAAACACAGATGAAGACATTCTACTTTCTGGACCCTCTGGGTTGGcccaaggccacagccagagggCAGAAGTTTCAGACTCAGAATATATTTCCCGTATCTCTCCTGCAGACAAGCTCTTTGACAGAG AATTCTGGAAGAACCAAGAGAATGTGCCTCAGCCTGAGTCATATGTGGTCTCTCCTGGCAGTGAgattgcagaagaaaagtcttCTTCCTCAGAATACGTCTGCATCTCCCCTTCTG GAAGCCATCAAAAACACCAAGATGTTTCTCATCCTGGACAATCTGAGCAACATGAGACTTCTTCGCCCTTTCCATATGTCTCATTTCCATTCCATCTGGTCAGTAGTACTCAGCCCTCTGAGCCCTCAGTACAACCACAGAAGGAAAGGCTCATGAAAATTTACTACATGCATGTCCAAATGAAAAGGGGGGTGGCTGTCTTAAGTGATTCAGAGGAAGAGCAGGGGCCTCCCTCAAAGAAGGCAAGACTAGAAGAAATGGCCTTTCCTGAAAAGGTCCATACAGAAGTCACCCCGTCTCATGTGTGTACGAAGGAACTCCTAACTGGCAGTGAGTCCAGCTGGAACAGTGAAGCTCAAGAGGCAAAGGAGGAGGCTGACAGCCCAGCAGAGACTCCAGCTGTGGAGGAATGTTCCAGGGCCAAGACCCCCGAATGGCTTGTGGCCCTCGATAGTGGCTTCAGGTGCATGGGCTGCTGCCGGGTCTTCCCCAGCTTAGAGGCCCTACGGGAGCACGTCCAGCATGGGGTCACTGAGGGCTTTAGCTGCCATACTTTCCATCTGGCCTTAGCTTGCCTGAAGAGCAAGAAGAACAGGGCAAAGAAGAGAAGGGGGGAGAATACCGGGAAGAGAACACACTGA
- the LOC144321971 gene encoding uncharacterized protein LOC144321971 isoform X2, whose amino-acid sequence MKQKRKRKHLERTSSPQTVKRSKDNTLVPEAKGESSESEYFSCYSSLSHLSSAGISKSSKFDPPPGHCLEDNTLVPEAKGESSESEYFSCYSSFSLLSSAGISKSSKFDPPTGPSLEDNTLICEAKGESFESKYFGYSFLSRLFSAGISKSSKFDPPTGPSLEDNTLVHEAKGESSESKYFCYSSLSHLFSAGISKSSKFDPPPVPSLEDNTLVPEPKGESSESEYFSCYSSFSRLSSAGISKSSKFDPPPGPSLEDNTLVPVAKGESSESEYFSCYSSLSHLSSAEILKKQKDTPQPGESTSQEEHSAVVSSDLPCASDNKNTVLNTDEDILLSGPSGLAQGHSQRAEVSDSEYISRISPADKLFDREFWKNQENVPQPESYVVSPGSEIAEEKSSSSEYVCISPSGSHQKHQDVSHPGQSEQHETSSPFPYVSFPFHLVSSTQPSEPSVQPQKERLMKIYYMHVQMKRGVAVLSDSEEEQGPPSKKARLEEMAFPEKVHTEVTPSHVCTKELLTGSESSWNSEAQEAKEEADSPAETPAVEECSRAKTPEWLVALDSGFRCMGCCRVFPSLEALREHVQHGVTEGFSCHTFHLALACLKSKKNRAKKRRGENTGKRTH is encoded by the exons ATGAAGCAGAAACGAAAAAGGAAGCATCTAGAAAGGACAAGTTCCCCCCAAACTGTCAAGAGGTCAAAAG ACAATACTCTGGTCCCTGAGGCTAAAGGTGAATCCTCTGAATCAGAATACTTCTCCTGCTATTCCTCCTTGAGTCATCTGTCTTCTGCAG GAATCTCAAAATCAAGCAAATTTGATCCACCACCTGGCCACTGTTTGGAAGACAATACTCTGGTTCCTGAGGCAAAAGGTGAATCCTCTGAATCAGAATACTTCTCCTGCTATTCCTCCTTCAGTCTTCTGTCTTCTGCAG GAATCTCAAAATCAAGCAAATTTGATCCACCAACTGGACCCTCTTTGGAAGACAATACTCTGATATGTGAGGCTAAAGGTGAATCCTTTGAATCAAAATACTTCGGCTATTCCTTCTTGAGTCGTCTGTTTTCTGCAG GAATCTCAAAATCAAGCAAATTTGATCCACCAACTGGACCCTCTTTGGAAGACAATACTCTGGTCCATGAGGCTAAAGGTGAATCATCTGAATCAAAATACTTCTGCTATTCCTCCTTGAGTCATCTATTTTCTGCAG GAATCTCAAAATCAAGCAAATTTGATCCACCACCTGTCCCCTCTTTGGAAGACAATACTCTGGTCCCTGAGCCTAAAGGTGAATCCTCTGAATCAGAATACTTCTCCTGCTATTCCTCCTTCAGTCGTCTGTCTTCTGCAG GAATCTCAAAATCAAGCAAATTTGATCCACCACCTGGCCCCTCTTTGGAAGACAATACTCTGGTCCCTGTGGCAAAAGGTGAATCCTCTGAATCAGAATACTTCTCCTGCTATTCCTCCTTGAGTCATCTGTCTTCTGCAG AAATCTTAAAGAAGCAAAAGGATACTCCACAGCCTGGTGAGAGTACCTCACAGGAAGAACACAGTGCCGTTGTCTCAAGTGACCTCCCCTGTGCCTCTGACAATAAGAATACGG TCTTAAACACAGATGAAGACATTCTACTTTCTGGACCCTCTGGGTTGGcccaaggccacagccagagggCAGAAGTTTCAGACTCAGAATATATTTCCCGTATCTCTCCTGCAGACAAGCTCTTTGACAGAG AATTCTGGAAGAACCAAGAGAATGTGCCTCAGCCTGAGTCATATGTGGTCTCTCCTGGCAGTGAgattgcagaagaaaagtcttCTTCCTCAGAATACGTCTGCATCTCCCCTTCTG GAAGCCATCAAAAACACCAAGATGTTTCTCATCCTGGACAATCTGAGCAACATGAGACTTCTTCGCCCTTTCCATATGTCTCATTTCCATTCCATCTGGTCAGTAGTACTCAGCCCTCTGAGCCCTCAGTACAACCACAGAAGGAAAGGCTCATGAAAATTTACTACATGCATGTCCAAATGAAAAGGGGGGTGGCTGTCTTAAGTGATTCAGAGGAAGAGCAGGGGCCTCCCTCAAAGAAGGCAAGACTAGAAGAAATGGCCTTTCCTGAAAAGGTCCATACAGAAGTCACCCCGTCTCATGTGTGTACGAAGGAACTCCTAACTGGCAGTGAGTCCAGCTGGAACAGTGAAGCTCAAGAGGCAAAGGAGGAGGCTGACAGCCCAGCAGAGACTCCAGCTGTGGAGGAATGTTCCAGGGCCAAGACCCCCGAATGGCTTGTGGCCCTCGATAGTGGCTTCAGGTGCATGGGCTGCTGCCGGGTCTTCCCCAGCTTAGAGGCCCTACGGGAGCACGTCCAGCATGGGGTCACTGAGGGCTTTAGCTGCCATACTTTCCATCTGGCCTTAGCTTGCCTGAAGAGCAAGAAGAACAGGGCAAAGAAGAGAAGGGGGGAGAATACCGGGAAGAGAACACACTGA
- the LOC144321971 gene encoding uncharacterized protein LOC144321971 isoform X1: protein MKQKRKRKHLERTSSPQTVKRSKDNTLVPEAKGESSESEYFSCYSSLSHLSSAGISKSSKFDPPPGHCLEDNTLVPEAKGESSESEYFSCYSSFSLLSSAGISKSSKFDPPTGPSLEDNTLICEAKGESFESKYFGYSFLSRLFSAGISKSSKFDPPTGPSLEDNTLVHEAKGESSESKYFCYSSLSHLFSAGISKSSKFDPPPVPSLEDNTLVPEPKGESSESEYFSCYSSFSRLSSAGISKSSKFDPPPGPSLEDNTLVPVAKGESSESEYFSCYSSLSHLSSAEILKKQKDTPQPGESTSQEEHSAVVSSDLPCASDNKNTEVLNTDEDILLSGPSGLAQGHSQRAEVSDSEYISRISPADKLFDREFWKNQENVPQPESYVVSPGSEIAEEKSSSSEYVCISPSGSHQKHQDVSHPGQSEQHETSSPFPYVSFPFHLVSSTQPSEPSVQPQKERLMKIYYMHVQMKRGVAVLSDSEEEQGPPSKKARLEEMAFPEKVHTEVTPSHVCTKELLTGSESSWNSEAQEAKEEADSPAETPAVEECSRAKTPEWLVALDSGFRCMGCCRVFPSLEALREHVQHGVTEGFSCHTFHLALACLKSKKNRAKKRRGENTGKRTH, encoded by the exons ATGAAGCAGAAACGAAAAAGGAAGCATCTAGAAAGGACAAGTTCCCCCCAAACTGTCAAGAGGTCAAAAG ACAATACTCTGGTCCCTGAGGCTAAAGGTGAATCCTCTGAATCAGAATACTTCTCCTGCTATTCCTCCTTGAGTCATCTGTCTTCTGCAG GAATCTCAAAATCAAGCAAATTTGATCCACCACCTGGCCACTGTTTGGAAGACAATACTCTGGTTCCTGAGGCAAAAGGTGAATCCTCTGAATCAGAATACTTCTCCTGCTATTCCTCCTTCAGTCTTCTGTCTTCTGCAG GAATCTCAAAATCAAGCAAATTTGATCCACCAACTGGACCCTCTTTGGAAGACAATACTCTGATATGTGAGGCTAAAGGTGAATCCTTTGAATCAAAATACTTCGGCTATTCCTTCTTGAGTCGTCTGTTTTCTGCAG GAATCTCAAAATCAAGCAAATTTGATCCACCAACTGGACCCTCTTTGGAAGACAATACTCTGGTCCATGAGGCTAAAGGTGAATCATCTGAATCAAAATACTTCTGCTATTCCTCCTTGAGTCATCTATTTTCTGCAG GAATCTCAAAATCAAGCAAATTTGATCCACCACCTGTCCCCTCTTTGGAAGACAATACTCTGGTCCCTGAGCCTAAAGGTGAATCCTCTGAATCAGAATACTTCTCCTGCTATTCCTCCTTCAGTCGTCTGTCTTCTGCAG GAATCTCAAAATCAAGCAAATTTGATCCACCACCTGGCCCCTCTTTGGAAGACAATACTCTGGTCCCTGTGGCAAAAGGTGAATCCTCTGAATCAGAATACTTCTCCTGCTATTCCTCCTTGAGTCATCTGTCTTCTGCAG AAATCTTAAAGAAGCAAAAGGATACTCCACAGCCTGGTGAGAGTACCTCACAGGAAGAACACAGTGCCGTTGTCTCAAGTGACCTCCCCTGTGCCTCTGACAATAAGAATACGG AAGTCTTAAACACAGATGAAGACATTCTACTTTCTGGACCCTCTGGGTTGGcccaaggccacagccagagggCAGAAGTTTCAGACTCAGAATATATTTCCCGTATCTCTCCTGCAGACAAGCTCTTTGACAGAG AATTCTGGAAGAACCAAGAGAATGTGCCTCAGCCTGAGTCATATGTGGTCTCTCCTGGCAGTGAgattgcagaagaaaagtcttCTTCCTCAGAATACGTCTGCATCTCCCCTTCTG GAAGCCATCAAAAACACCAAGATGTTTCTCATCCTGGACAATCTGAGCAACATGAGACTTCTTCGCCCTTTCCATATGTCTCATTTCCATTCCATCTGGTCAGTAGTACTCAGCCCTCTGAGCCCTCAGTACAACCACAGAAGGAAAGGCTCATGAAAATTTACTACATGCATGTCCAAATGAAAAGGGGGGTGGCTGTCTTAAGTGATTCAGAGGAAGAGCAGGGGCCTCCCTCAAAGAAGGCAAGACTAGAAGAAATGGCCTTTCCTGAAAAGGTCCATACAGAAGTCACCCCGTCTCATGTGTGTACGAAGGAACTCCTAACTGGCAGTGAGTCCAGCTGGAACAGTGAAGCTCAAGAGGCAAAGGAGGAGGCTGACAGCCCAGCAGAGACTCCAGCTGTGGAGGAATGTTCCAGGGCCAAGACCCCCGAATGGCTTGTGGCCCTCGATAGTGGCTTCAGGTGCATGGGCTGCTGCCGGGTCTTCCCCAGCTTAGAGGCCCTACGGGAGCACGTCCAGCATGGGGTCACTGAGGGCTTTAGCTGCCATACTTTCCATCTGGCCTTAGCTTGCCTGAAGAGCAAGAAGAACAGGGCAAAGAAGAGAAGGGGGGAGAATACCGGGAAGAGAACACACTGA
- the LOC144321971 gene encoding uncharacterized protein LOC144321971 isoform X5, translating to MKQKRKRKHLERTSSPQTVKRSKDNTLVPEAKGESSESEYFSCYSSLSHLSSAGISKSSKFDPPTGPSLEDNTLICEAKGESFESKYFGYSFLSRLFSAGISKSSKFDPPTGPSLEDNTLVHEAKGESSESKYFCYSSLSHLFSAGISKSSKFDPPPVPSLEDNTLVPEPKGESSESEYFSCYSSFSRLSSAGISKSSKFDPPPGPSLEDNTLVPVAKGESSESEYFSCYSSLSHLSSAEILKKQKDTPQPGESTSQEEHSAVVSSDLPCASDNKNTEVLNTDEDILLSGPSGLAQGHSQRAEVSDSEYISRISPADKLFDREFWKNQENVPQPESYVVSPGSEIAEEKSSSSEYVCISPSGSHQKHQDVSHPGQSEQHETSSPFPYVSFPFHLVSSTQPSEPSVQPQKERLMKIYYMHVQMKRGVAVLSDSEEEQGPPSKKARLEEMAFPEKVHTEVTPSHVCTKELLTGSESSWNSEAQEAKEEADSPAETPAVEECSRAKTPEWLVALDSGFRCMGCCRVFPSLEALREHVQHGVTEGFSCHTFHLALACLKSKKNRAKKRRGENTGKRTH from the exons ATGAAGCAGAAACGAAAAAGGAAGCATCTAGAAAGGACAAGTTCCCCCCAAACTGTCAAGAGGTCAAAAG ACAATACTCTGGTCCCTGAGGCTAAAGGTGAATCCTCTGAATCAGAATACTTCTCCTGCTATTCCTCCTTGAGTCATCTGTCTTCTGCAG GAATCTCAAAATCAAGCAAATTTGATCCACCAACTGGACCCTCTTTGGAAGACAATACTCTGATATGTGAGGCTAAAGGTGAATCCTTTGAATCAAAATACTTCGGCTATTCCTTCTTGAGTCGTCTGTTTTCTGCAG GAATCTCAAAATCAAGCAAATTTGATCCACCAACTGGACCCTCTTTGGAAGACAATACTCTGGTCCATGAGGCTAAAGGTGAATCATCTGAATCAAAATACTTCTGCTATTCCTCCTTGAGTCATCTATTTTCTGCAG GAATCTCAAAATCAAGCAAATTTGATCCACCACCTGTCCCCTCTTTGGAAGACAATACTCTGGTCCCTGAGCCTAAAGGTGAATCCTCTGAATCAGAATACTTCTCCTGCTATTCCTCCTTCAGTCGTCTGTCTTCTGCAG GAATCTCAAAATCAAGCAAATTTGATCCACCACCTGGCCCCTCTTTGGAAGACAATACTCTGGTCCCTGTGGCAAAAGGTGAATCCTCTGAATCAGAATACTTCTCCTGCTATTCCTCCTTGAGTCATCTGTCTTCTGCAG AAATCTTAAAGAAGCAAAAGGATACTCCACAGCCTGGTGAGAGTACCTCACAGGAAGAACACAGTGCCGTTGTCTCAAGTGACCTCCCCTGTGCCTCTGACAATAAGAATACGG AAGTCTTAAACACAGATGAAGACATTCTACTTTCTGGACCCTCTGGGTTGGcccaaggccacagccagagggCAGAAGTTTCAGACTCAGAATATATTTCCCGTATCTCTCCTGCAGACAAGCTCTTTGACAGAG AATTCTGGAAGAACCAAGAGAATGTGCCTCAGCCTGAGTCATATGTGGTCTCTCCTGGCAGTGAgattgcagaagaaaagtcttCTTCCTCAGAATACGTCTGCATCTCCCCTTCTG GAAGCCATCAAAAACACCAAGATGTTTCTCATCCTGGACAATCTGAGCAACATGAGACTTCTTCGCCCTTTCCATATGTCTCATTTCCATTCCATCTGGTCAGTAGTACTCAGCCCTCTGAGCCCTCAGTACAACCACAGAAGGAAAGGCTCATGAAAATTTACTACATGCATGTCCAAATGAAAAGGGGGGTGGCTGTCTTAAGTGATTCAGAGGAAGAGCAGGGGCCTCCCTCAAAGAAGGCAAGACTAGAAGAAATGGCCTTTCCTGAAAAGGTCCATACAGAAGTCACCCCGTCTCATGTGTGTACGAAGGAACTCCTAACTGGCAGTGAGTCCAGCTGGAACAGTGAAGCTCAAGAGGCAAAGGAGGAGGCTGACAGCCCAGCAGAGACTCCAGCTGTGGAGGAATGTTCCAGGGCCAAGACCCCCGAATGGCTTGTGGCCCTCGATAGTGGCTTCAGGTGCATGGGCTGCTGCCGGGTCTTCCCCAGCTTAGAGGCCCTACGGGAGCACGTCCAGCATGGGGTCACTGAGGGCTTTAGCTGCCATACTTTCCATCTGGCCTTAGCTTGCCTGAAGAGCAAGAAGAACAGGGCAAAGAAGAGAAGGGGGGAGAATACCGGGAAGAGAACACACTGA
- the LOC144321971 gene encoding uncharacterized protein LOC144321971 isoform X3: MKQKRKRKHLERTSSPQTVKRSKGISKSSKFDPPPGHCLEDNTLVPEAKGESSESEYFSCYSSFSLLSSAGISKSSKFDPPTGPSLEDNTLICEAKGESFESKYFGYSFLSRLFSAGISKSSKFDPPTGPSLEDNTLVHEAKGESSESKYFCYSSLSHLFSAGISKSSKFDPPPVPSLEDNTLVPEPKGESSESEYFSCYSSFSRLSSAGISKSSKFDPPPGPSLEDNTLVPVAKGESSESEYFSCYSSLSHLSSAEILKKQKDTPQPGESTSQEEHSAVVSSDLPCASDNKNTEVLNTDEDILLSGPSGLAQGHSQRAEVSDSEYISRISPADKLFDREFWKNQENVPQPESYVVSPGSEIAEEKSSSSEYVCISPSGSHQKHQDVSHPGQSEQHETSSPFPYVSFPFHLVSSTQPSEPSVQPQKERLMKIYYMHVQMKRGVAVLSDSEEEQGPPSKKARLEEMAFPEKVHTEVTPSHVCTKELLTGSESSWNSEAQEAKEEADSPAETPAVEECSRAKTPEWLVALDSGFRCMGCCRVFPSLEALREHVQHGVTEGFSCHTFHLALACLKSKKNRAKKRRGENTGKRTH; the protein is encoded by the exons ATGAAGCAGAAACGAAAAAGGAAGCATCTAGAAAGGACAAGTTCCCCCCAAACTGTCAAGAGGTCAAAAG GAATCTCAAAATCAAGCAAATTTGATCCACCACCTGGCCACTGTTTGGAAGACAATACTCTGGTTCCTGAGGCAAAAGGTGAATCCTCTGAATCAGAATACTTCTCCTGCTATTCCTCCTTCAGTCTTCTGTCTTCTGCAG GAATCTCAAAATCAAGCAAATTTGATCCACCAACTGGACCCTCTTTGGAAGACAATACTCTGATATGTGAGGCTAAAGGTGAATCCTTTGAATCAAAATACTTCGGCTATTCCTTCTTGAGTCGTCTGTTTTCTGCAG GAATCTCAAAATCAAGCAAATTTGATCCACCAACTGGACCCTCTTTGGAAGACAATACTCTGGTCCATGAGGCTAAAGGTGAATCATCTGAATCAAAATACTTCTGCTATTCCTCCTTGAGTCATCTATTTTCTGCAG GAATCTCAAAATCAAGCAAATTTGATCCACCACCTGTCCCCTCTTTGGAAGACAATACTCTGGTCCCTGAGCCTAAAGGTGAATCCTCTGAATCAGAATACTTCTCCTGCTATTCCTCCTTCAGTCGTCTGTCTTCTGCAG GAATCTCAAAATCAAGCAAATTTGATCCACCACCTGGCCCCTCTTTGGAAGACAATACTCTGGTCCCTGTGGCAAAAGGTGAATCCTCTGAATCAGAATACTTCTCCTGCTATTCCTCCTTGAGTCATCTGTCTTCTGCAG AAATCTTAAAGAAGCAAAAGGATACTCCACAGCCTGGTGAGAGTACCTCACAGGAAGAACACAGTGCCGTTGTCTCAAGTGACCTCCCCTGTGCCTCTGACAATAAGAATACGG AAGTCTTAAACACAGATGAAGACATTCTACTTTCTGGACCCTCTGGGTTGGcccaaggccacagccagagggCAGAAGTTTCAGACTCAGAATATATTTCCCGTATCTCTCCTGCAGACAAGCTCTTTGACAGAG AATTCTGGAAGAACCAAGAGAATGTGCCTCAGCCTGAGTCATATGTGGTCTCTCCTGGCAGTGAgattgcagaagaaaagtcttCTTCCTCAGAATACGTCTGCATCTCCCCTTCTG GAAGCCATCAAAAACACCAAGATGTTTCTCATCCTGGACAATCTGAGCAACATGAGACTTCTTCGCCCTTTCCATATGTCTCATTTCCATTCCATCTGGTCAGTAGTACTCAGCCCTCTGAGCCCTCAGTACAACCACAGAAGGAAAGGCTCATGAAAATTTACTACATGCATGTCCAAATGAAAAGGGGGGTGGCTGTCTTAAGTGATTCAGAGGAAGAGCAGGGGCCTCCCTCAAAGAAGGCAAGACTAGAAGAAATGGCCTTTCCTGAAAAGGTCCATACAGAAGTCACCCCGTCTCATGTGTGTACGAAGGAACTCCTAACTGGCAGTGAGTCCAGCTGGAACAGTGAAGCTCAAGAGGCAAAGGAGGAGGCTGACAGCCCAGCAGAGACTCCAGCTGTGGAGGAATGTTCCAGGGCCAAGACCCCCGAATGGCTTGTGGCCCTCGATAGTGGCTTCAGGTGCATGGGCTGCTGCCGGGTCTTCCCCAGCTTAGAGGCCCTACGGGAGCACGTCCAGCATGGGGTCACTGAGGGCTTTAGCTGCCATACTTTCCATCTGGCCTTAGCTTGCCTGAAGAGCAAGAAGAACAGGGCAAAGAAGAGAAGGGGGGAGAATACCGGGAAGAGAACACACTGA